DNA sequence from the Desulfatiglans sp. genome:
GGGAATTTTTAGTCTTCACAAAAAATCACTCAGCCCTAACCCTTTGCTCTATATTTCAAGGTCAGCATCATATCTATAAAAACCATAACTGAGTTCAGGATATAGAGAAAGATAACCTCATCCATACGGCCATATATCTTAAACATGATCCCGGAGGCATAACCCACTAATACTATGCACAGGAAAAACATGCTTTTGGCCTTTGATGACTTTGTTTTCCATGTCCTGTAGATGGAAAAGGGCCAGGCAAGGCCAAAGCATAACAACATTATTGTTTCAAATATCTTTGCTTCCATTGTTACTTTTTCTAGGCTTCCTTAAGTATCTTTATGGAGCTCTTTTCCACGAGGTCCTTCTCTTTTTCAAGATGTTCAGCCATATATGGGGCTGATATATGGTTAATAAGGTCTTCAAGGCTCTCCCACCTCTCCATTATAGTTACCATATTCTCATCCAGCTCCTGTGGAGGAAGCCCTGTCTTGAAATCAACAGCGGGAAAATAGTTAATACACCCCTTCTCTGCCCTCACCTTTGGAACAATAGTCTTGAATAGTTTTAAAAATTCCTGGACCTTACCTTTTTTAACGTGAACTGTTGCAATTACATTTATCATCTTCTATCTCCTTTTTTGTTTTCCACTATTCGAAATCTCTTTACAGGCTTTTCGGCCATGTTTCTCTTTCCCTGCCTGTTAGGTCTTTCAGCCATGCCCCTCTTTCCCTGCCTTTTAGACTTGTCCTGATCCCTGTTCTGTCCAAGGGCTATTGAATAATCATCAATCGTTATAAGACGCCTCCTGTACAGGGAGCCTATTGCGTTTTTATATATCTTTTTACTCACCCCAAACATGCTGTATATCTCTTCAGGGGGTGTCTTGTCCGAGATATCAAGGCGGCCCCCGTTTTCTTTAAGGATTTTCAATATCTTTTCAGAAAGGAGGTCAATATCCTCAATGTTCCGCTTCTGCAGGCAGAGGTCAATCTTACCGTCTTCCCTGATCCTTTTAATATACCCTTTTATCTCCTGCCCCAGTTTCAATGGCTGGAAAATCTCATTTTTATACAGCATTCCAAGGTACTTACTGTTCACAATAGCCTTGTATCCCATGGGGGTGATCTCACCTATTACAAGATCAACTGGTTCCCCAACCCTTAACTCTACTGGTTCAATTTCTTTAATCTCTTCCTTTACCTGTTCGGGGCGGGGCCTGCGTTTTACAATTATCCTGCCTTTTTCGCCCTGTCTACCTGATTTTTCATACTCTCGCATTTTATTATCTACTTTCTCTTTTAAATGTTAGCCAAACTGTGCCTTGAATGCCTCAAACTCCTTTTTAAGGTCTGAAAGTTCTTCCCGCAGCATGGTAATTTCATCCTTTAACAGGTTCAGATTATCCTCATCATCTGGGCTCTTTTGAGCGGCATCAAGTTGTGTAATATCCTCATGAGTCTCGATATCCTGTTCTCCGGCTAAAAGATGGGCATACCTGTGTTCCTTTCTGCCCGGCTGCCTTTCGAGTTTAATTACAAGACCCACCCTCTCAAGATTTGATATGGTCACCTGTACCTCTTCAAGGCTTGCAAAGGGATAAAGCCTATCTGTGCGGCTGCGTATTTCACCCATGGTCTGGGGGCCTCGTACAAACAGGATACACATTACAGCCCCTTCACTGCGCTTTAAAGTATACTCATTTGAAAAGGTCTGGGCATACCTTGCCACCCTGCTCCCGCTGCTTTCCATTGCGAGTTTCTTTTTGCGCAGCCCCTCAAGAGCACTTGCTACCATACCTTCCGAATAGGATGTAACAGGATCACGGTTTGACTTCTGGTTACAAGCGTTAATAAGGGCATTAATGGAAAGGGGATAATATTCAGGGGTTGCCATCTCCTTTTCCATAAGGCAACCAAGAACCCTGATTTCTTCATTTGTGAGTAAAATATCCATATTATCTAACCCTATTCGTCATTCCCGTGAAAACGGGAATCCATTGTCAATACCACAATGGCAAATAAAAAATGGATGCCCGCCTGCGCGGGTATGACGACATTTTTTTTTAATTTTTATATTCCAACATCATTACGCCTTTTTTGGGATTCACATAATACCTATTTTACTATGATAACGATTACAGATTCCGGCTAAAATATCAATCTGAATATTATAAGGCGCCCCTCTGAGACCTGAAAAAATAACGATAAAACCTCTCATCGGAAAACCGTCTCATAAGTCTCACCATTAAAAAAATAACAAGCATGGCAAAAAGAAACCTGAATAACAGTACACCGGAAA
Encoded proteins:
- a CDS encoding antibiotic biosynthesis monooxygenase, whose product is MINVIATVHVKKGKVQEFLKLFKTIVPKVRAEKGCINYFPAVDFKTGLPPQELDENMVTIMERWESLEDLINHISAPYMAEHLEKEKDLVEKSSIKILKEA
- a CDS encoding DUF480 domain-containing protein is translated as MDILLTNEEIRVLGCLMEKEMATPEYYPLSINALINACNQKSNRDPVTSYSEGMVASALEGLRKKKLAMESSGSRVARYAQTFSNEYTLKRSEGAVMCILFVRGPQTMGEIRSRTDRLYPFASLEEVQVTISNLERVGLVIKLERQPGRKEHRYAHLLAGEQDIETHEDITQLDAAQKSPDDEDNLNLLKDEITMLREELSDLKKEFEAFKAQFG